Proteins encoded in a region of the Zea mays cultivar B73 chromosome 2, Zm-B73-REFERENCE-NAM-5.0, whole genome shotgun sequence genome:
- the LOC100272834 gene encoding Pyruvate dehydrogenase E1 component subunit alpha-3, chloroplastic has protein sequence MVLGRVFEDMCAQMYYRGKMFGFVHLYNGQEAVSTGFIKLLNQADCVVSTYRDHVHALSKGVPARSVMAELFGKATGCCRGQGGSMHMFSAPHNLLGGFAFIGEGIPVATGAAFAAKYRHEVLKESGPDGLDVTLAFFGDGTCNNGQFFECLNMAQLWKLPIVFVVENNLWAIGMSHIRATSDPEIWKKGPAFGMPGVHVDGMDVLKVREVAKEAIERARRGEGPTLVECETYRFRGHSLADPDELRKPDEKTHYAARDSITALKKYIIEQNLATESELKSIEKKIDDVVEEAVEFADASPHPPRSQLLENVFADPKGFGIGPDGKYRCEDPKFTQGTAQV, from the exons ATGGTTCTTGGCCGTGTATTCGAGGACATGTGTGCACAAATGTACTACCGTGGCAAGATGTTTGGTTTCGTCCACCTTTACAATGGCCAGGAGGCTGTCTCCACTGGCTTCATCAAACTTCTGAACCAAGCTGACTGTGTTGTTAGCACATACCGTGATCATGTCCATGCGCTGTCCAAGGGTGTCCCGGCACGTTCTGTCATGGCTGAGCTCTTTGGCAAGGCCACAGGCTGCTGCCGTGGACAGGGTGGTTCCATGCACATGTTCTCTGCTCCCCACAACCTCCTGGGAGGCTTTGCCTTCATCGGAGAGGGCATTCCTGTTGCCACTGGTGCAGCCTTTGCTGCTAAGTACCGTCATGAGGTGCTCAAGGAGTCTGGCCCTGATGGGCTTGATGTCACATTGGCGTTCTTTGGCGATGGTACCTGTAATAATGGCCAGTTCTTTGAGTGTCTGAACATGGCACAGCTTTGGAAGCTTCCTATTGTGTTTGTTGTGGAGAATAACCTGTGGGCAATTGGAATGTCACACATTAGGGCTACATCGGACCCAGAGATTTGGAAGAAGGGGCCAGCATTTGGAATGCCTGGGGTGCATGTTGATGGTATGGATGTCCTGAAGGTCAGGGAGGTTGCTAAGGAGGCAATTGAGAGGGCAAGGAGAGGTGAAGGGCCAACCCTAGTCGAGTGTGAAACATACAGGTTCCGGGGTCACTCCCTTGCAGACCCAGATGAGCTCAGGAAGCCTG ATGAGAAAACACACTACGCCGCAAGGGATTCTATCACGGCCTTGAAGAAGTACATCATAGAGCAGAACCTCGCAACCGAATCCGAGCTGAAGAGCATCGAGAAGAAGATCGACGATGTCGTTGAGGAGGCTGTCGAGTTTGCTGACGCGAGCCCGCATCCGCCGCGCAGCCAGCTGTTGGAGAACGTGTTTGCCGACCCCAAAGGCTTTGGTATCGGCCCCGATGGTAAGTACAGGTGCGAGGATCCCAAGTTCACCCAAGGCACCGCCCAAGTTTAA